AACGGCGGCATGACCTACCGCCCGGCTGATGCCGCTTGGTTGACGCTTTTCCCATGCATCAACAATAAGCGCGGATACCTGGTCAATAAAAAATTCACAATATTCTTCGGGATGGATGATTCCCGGGGCGGGATCTTTATAGGTACCGGAAATCATGGTGGGACCCGTATGCGTATGGGTTGCCGCCAAGATAATTTTGTTGGCATCCAGTTCCGGCAGATCCTTTGCAACGCGTTCCCTAACAGCGGCGACAATTTCTTTGGGGATATGCACGAGGTCGCAGGATACGAGAACTGCTTGATCGGGCGTACCATCGGAACGGAAGCCATCCATAACCAATGCATTTGCCATGCAAGGTTCGAGAACTTTTTTCGAGACCCGTTCGGCGAATTGACCGGCCAGCTGAACCGGTTTGTCGGGCGTGATCGTTGTCGTCGCCCAGCCACACAGTAAAGGCGCATTTTTAGGGTCTGAAGCTGTTATGGTCTCCTTTGCCCCGCGGGGAAGGGGTGTTTGCGCAGCCACCATGGAACTGCCTGCAATGGCTGCCCCTGCCACACTTATGAAATGGCGGCGATTAAGCAGTTTTTTTGATGTCTCGTCGGTCATATTTCTCTCCTTTCCTTTTGCAGTCGTCTTTCATTAATCCGGCCCATTGAGCCGTTGATTTTAGTACGCGATTGAAAATAAATGCTTTGTTAACAACAGCAGCGTTGCAAACATACCTTATAGATAGGGTTTATTTTTCTTAAACAACAAGATCATGGTATCTTGTCGTCCCTGTCTTTATCAAAAGATAAAGGATAGATACGTGATTCATTGACTGAGCGGAGAGTATTTTCCTGCCTATTTTGAGGGTGATTCATGATACTATACACGCTCTTGTTCAGCCTCTTCATTAGTTTTCTATAGGTGTTATTTTATGCTTACCGAAGCTTTAGACTACAGCTTACCTGAATCGCTCATTGCCCAGTCGCCTTCACCACAACGGGATGAATCACGGCTCATGGTGGTGGATCGAGATTCCGATTCCATTCAATTGGACAGTTATAAAAATATCGCTCAATATTTAAAGCGCGGCGACACCATGGTCCTTAATGATACACGGGTGATTCGTGCGCGTCTTCACGGTCATAAATCGAGCGGTGGTCGTGTGGAGCTGTTTCTGTTACAAGAAATAGAGTCGGCTTGTTGGATAGCGCTGGTTCGGCCTTCCGCCAAGGTGAAGCCGGGAACAACGGTACATTTCTCAGGCGGCTTGGATGCCCGCGTAGATGGATGGGTTGAAGGTGGAAAGCGAAAGGTTTATTTCAACGACTCGGAGGTCATCGAACGACTTGAAGGGGCGGGTCAAATCCCATTACCTCCCTATATTAAGCGTGAAAAAGAAGATCGGCAGGATGCCGAACGTTATCAAACGGTCTACGCACGGATACCGGGCGCTGTGGCGGCTCCCACGGCAGGGCTCCATTTTACGGACCGCGTCTTTCATCGTTTGGATCAGCTCGGTGTAGGCCGGGTTTCCTTAACTTTACATGTTGGTTATGGTACCTTTAAACCGATTACCGCAACATCACTGGAAGAACACCGAGTCGACGCAGAAGAATATGATTTTCCTGAAATTGCGTGTAAAACGCTTAATAAAACGAGAGAATCGGGCGGTCGGATCGTCGCTGTGGGGACTACTTGTGCCCGTGTTCTGGAAACGCAATTTTCCGACGGTTCTTTTCGAAGCGGCAGCGGCACCACTTCGCTTTATATTAAACCGCCGTATCAATTTCAGGGAGTGGATATACTGCAAACTAATTTTCATTTGCCCAGGTCCAGCTTGTTGGCTTTGGTCTGTGCTTTTGGCGGCTATGAATTAATTATGGAAGCCTATAGGCGCGCTGTTGACGAGAAGTTCCGCTTTTATTCCTACGGCGATGTTATGTTGATTCGGTAGCCTTTTTCTTTCGCGCGGCGGTCAAGCCTTTCATTGCTTTCTCTTGAAATAGTTGTTGAAGCCTTTGTATAGTCTATCCAAGGGGAAGGGTATGGTGACTGAGGAAGGATGATGATTAAGTCAAACAAATGGAGTAACGAAAAATACTTATGAAGGTTCCCATGTTGGATTTGCGAGCACAGTACGCCTCTATTAGAAAAGAAATAGAGGAAGCTGTATTACAAACATTGGAAAAACAGCAGTTTCGCGGCGGTCCCATCGTTGAAAGTTTTGAGAAGAATTTGGCGGCATTCGCGGAAGTGAAGCACGCTATCGGCGTCGGTTCAGGTACCGACGCGCTCTATGTGGCGCTTCGAGGCTTAGGGCTTAATCCCGGCGACGAAGTGATCACATCGCCC
This genomic window from Candidatus Hydrogenedentota bacterium contains:
- the queA gene encoding tRNA preQ1(34) S-adenosylmethionine ribosyltransferase-isomerase QueA; protein product: MLTEALDYSLPESLIAQSPSPQRDESRLMVVDRDSDSIQLDSYKNIAQYLKRGDTMVLNDTRVIRARLHGHKSSGGRVELFLLQEIESACWIALVRPSAKVKPGTTVHFSGGLDARVDGWVEGGKRKVYFNDSEVIERLEGAGQIPLPPYIKREKEDRQDAERYQTVYARIPGAVAAPTAGLHFTDRVFHRLDQLGVGRVSLTLHVGYGTFKPITATSLEEHRVDAEEYDFPEIACKTLNKTRESGGRIVAVGTTCARVLETQFSDGSFRSGSGTTSLYIKPPYQFQGVDILQTNFHLPRSSLLALVCAFGGYELIMEAYRRAVDEKFRFYSYGDVMLIR